In the Gemmatimonadaceae bacterium genome, GAGACCGCCCCGCGGTTTCGCGTGATAGCACGTCGCGAATACGGCGCTGACCTGATGACTTCATACGCGGTTTCCGGAGACTGAAGACAGGATGTTCACGGGCCTGGTCGACGATGTGGGAACGATTGACCAGGTCGCGCTGACGCCAGCGGGGCGCGAGGTGCGCATTCGCAGCCGCTATCGCGATCTGGCCGACGGCGAAAGTGTGGCCGTGAATGGCGCGTGCCTGACGGTGCGCGAGCACGGCGCCATTGATGACGACCATGCCTGGTTCACGGTGGCGGCCGTGGTCACGACGCTCGGGCGCACCACCATCGACCGGTGGGCCGTGGGTACGCGAGTGAACCTCGAGCGTGCGATGCGATTGGGCGACCGGTTGGGCGGTCATCTGGTGTTGGGACACGTCGATGACCTCGGCACGGTCACGCGGACGGTCATGCAGGACGACGCGTGGCTGGTGGATCTGGCCTTGCCGCAAGCGCTCCGGCCGTTGATGGTGGCGCACGGATCGCTCGCCGTCAATGGCGTCAGCCTGACCGTGAATGCGCTACTCGACACCGGGGTGCAATTGTCGATCATCGAGTACACCATGCGACACACGACGCTGGGCGATCTGGCGGTTGGAGATCAGGTGCATGTCGAAGCCGATGTGCTGGCGAAACATGTCGAACGCTTGTTGACCCCGCAGCTGTCTCGGGTCGGTGCGGAGGTCCACGCGTGACGGCCGAATCAATAGGAGAGCAGGACATGACGTTCGGAACGGTGGAGCAGGCCTTGGCCGACATTGCGGCCGGGAAGTTCGTCGTGGTTGCCGACGACGAGGATCGCGAGAACGAGGGCGACTTGCTGTGCGCGGCGGAGCTCGTCACGCCGGACATGGTGAACTTCATGCTGGACGCCAAGGGCATGATCTGCCTCGCGATGAGCAATGCGTGGGCCGATCATCTCAACCTGCAACCGCAAGTTGACCACAACACCGAGTCCATGTCGACGGCGTTTACCGTCTCCATCGACGCGGCGGCCAAGTTTGGCGTGACAACGGGGATTAGTGCCAGCGATCGCGCGACTACCATTCGCGTGGCGGTCGATCCGACAAGCACGCGCGCGGATCTGCGCCTGCCGGGACATATCCACCCGTTGCGCGCACGCGATGGCGGCGTGCTGCAACGCGTCGGGCACACGGAGGCCGCAGTGGACCTGGCGCGCCTGGCCGGCCTGCGCAGTGCCGGCGTGATCTGCGAAATCCTCAACAAGGACGGCACCACCGCGCGCCGTCCGCAGTTGGAAGTGTATGCGAGGCAGCATGGCCTCACATTCATCACCATCGCGCAGCTCGTGGCCTAGCGCCTGAAGACCGATCGCCTGGTGCATCGCGTCGCCGACGCGCGGTTGCCAACCGCCTTCGGCGAGTGGCGGGTGGTGGGGTATCGGAATGACGTGGACGCCCGTGAGCATATTGCGCTCACGTTCGGCGACGTTGAGAACGGCGAGAACGTGCTGGCGCGCATGCACTCCAAGTGCCTGACGGGCGATGTCTTTCACTCCCAGCGTTGTGATTGCGGCTGGCAGCTCGAGACGGCGATGCGCATGATACAGGCGGAAGGGCGAGGGGTTATCGTCTATCTCGATCAGGAAGGCCGCGGGATTGGACTGCTCAACAAGCTGAAGGCCTATGAACTGCAGGATCACGGCGCGGATACAGTGGAAGCCAACGAACAGTTGGGATTCAAGGCCGATCTGCGGAACTACGGTATCGGCGCGCAGATCCTGCTGGATCTCGGTCTGAAGAGCATTCGGGTGCTCACGAATAATCCGCGCAAGATCGTCGGACTCGATGGCTACGGCATTGCCGTGACCGATCGCGTCCGACTCCAGGCACCGTCGACCGACGAAAACGCCTCCTACCTCGAGACCAAGCGCACCAAGCTCGGTCACTTGTTCGCGATCTGACAGTGAAAACGGGTTCTATGACGAAGTGTTTCGGGGTGACGCGCTGATGGCGGAATTTTCAGGGCAGCCGCGCGGAGAAGGTCGGCGCATTGTGGTGGTGGCCAGTCGGTTCAACGAAACCGTGACGATGCCCTTGGCCGAGGGGGCCGTGGCGGCCTTGGTGGG is a window encoding:
- a CDS encoding riboflavin synthase: MFTGLVDDVGTIDQVALTPAGREVRIRSRYRDLADGESVAVNGACLTVREHGAIDDDHAWFTVAAVVTTLGRTTIDRWAVGTRVNLERAMRLGDRLGGHLVLGHVDDLGTVTRTVMQDDAWLVDLALPQALRPLMVAHGSLAVNGVSLTVNALLDTGVQLSIIEYTMRHTTLGDLAVGDQVHVEADVLAKHVERLLTPQLSRVGAEVHA